In Bacillus toyonensis BCT-7112, a single window of DNA contains:
- a CDS encoding response regulator transcription factor, with amino-acid sequence MKMIHILLADDDKHIRELLHYHLQKEGFKVFEAEDGKVAQDVLEKENIHLAIVDIMMPFVDGYTLCEEIRKYHDIPVILLTAKDQLVDKEKGFISGTDDYIVKPFEPAEVIFRMKALLRRYQMLSADIITLHGTTIDRKGVEVKCNGQTILLPLKEFELLSQLASYPGRTFSREELIELVWGMDFEGDERTVDVHVKRLRDRFSKRTDDFQITTVRGLGYKLELK; translated from the coding sequence ATGAAGATGATACATATTTTATTAGCTGATGATGATAAGCATATTAGAGAATTATTGCATTACCATTTACAAAAAGAGGGGTTTAAAGTTTTTGAAGCGGAAGATGGAAAGGTAGCGCAAGACGTTTTAGAGAAGGAAAATATTCATCTTGCGATAGTAGACATTATGATGCCGTTTGTTGATGGCTATACGTTATGTGAAGAAATCCGGAAGTATCATGATATACCGGTTATTTTATTAACTGCGAAAGATCAGTTAGTTGATAAAGAAAAAGGATTCATTTCTGGTACGGACGATTATATTGTAAAACCGTTTGAGCCAGCTGAAGTCATTTTTCGAATGAAAGCTTTGTTGCGCCGTTATCAAATGTTGAGTGCAGACATTATTACACTTCACGGGACGACAATTGATCGTAAAGGTGTTGAAGTAAAGTGTAACGGTCAAACGATTTTGCTTCCGCTGAAGGAATTTGAATTATTATCGCAATTAGCTAGTTATCCTGGAAGAACATTTTCAAGAGAAGAGTTAATTGAATTAGTATGGGGAATGGATTTCGAAGGGGACGAACGAACGGTTGACGTTCATGTGAAGAGACTACGAGATCGTTTCTCAAAAAGAACAGATGATTTTCAAATTACGACAGTGCGCGGACTCGGCTATAAGTTGGAGTTGAAATAA
- a CDS encoding YitT family protein, which produces MKKRTTDIIFIIIGAFLFALGVNLFVIPNEFGEGGVTGITIITYYLFEWSPGLVNLILNAILLIAGYKFLNKITTIYTIIAVVTNSLFLHLTEGWTIASDEMLVNAIFGGIFIGCGIGLIIRVGGTTAGTTILARMTHKYLGWSISYGLLFFDLIVAFSSYFIIGAEKLMITIIMLYVATKVMEFVIEGLNPKKAITIISDNPNEIAGKVTTLMGRGVTVYSGHGYYTKTPKEILYVVINKQEVVKLKRIVQTTDPAAFIAIHDVRDVFGEGFVDISKA; this is translated from the coding sequence ATGAAAAAAAGAACGACAGACATTATTTTTATTATTATTGGTGCATTTCTTTTTGCGTTAGGTGTCAATTTGTTTGTTATCCCGAACGAGTTTGGTGAGGGCGGGGTAACAGGTATCACGATTATTACGTACTATTTATTTGAGTGGTCACCAGGTTTAGTCAACTTAATTTTAAATGCGATTTTGTTAATAGCTGGTTATAAATTTTTAAACAAGATCACAACAATTTATACGATTATCGCTGTAGTTACGAACTCGCTATTTCTTCATTTAACAGAAGGTTGGACGATTGCTTCTGATGAAATGCTCGTAAATGCCATTTTCGGAGGAATATTTATTGGGTGCGGGATTGGCCTTATTATTCGCGTTGGCGGAACAACTGCAGGTACTACTATCTTAGCAAGGATGACGCATAAATATTTAGGATGGAGCATTAGCTATGGTTTACTGTTCTTCGATTTAATTGTTGCGTTTTCATCTTATTTCATCATTGGTGCAGAAAAACTGATGATAACAATTATTATGCTATATGTAGCAACGAAAGTGATGGAGTTTGTAATTGAAGGTTTAAATCCGAAGAAAGCCATTACGATTATTTCTGATAACCCGAATGAAATTGCCGGGAAGGTAACTACCTTAATGGGCAGAGGGGTTACTGTGTACTCAGGTCATGGCTATTACACGAAAACTCCGAAGGAAATTCTTTATGTTGTTATTAATAAGCAAGAAGTAGTGAAGCTAAAACGGATTGTTCAAACTACAGATCCGGCTGCGTTCATCGCTATACACGATGTTCGTGATGTGTTCGGAGAAGGATTTGTTGATATTTCTAAAGCATAG
- a CDS encoding enoyl-CoA hydratase, whose amino-acid sequence MKLQVGEKITFERTFTREDVVLFTEVSKDEGVHHVTPDEQGRFVVQGLLTSTLPTKVGGDYNVLARKMDFEFLRPVFSGDTIRCDVTIEKFEPDEKNRTKIIAMFTCMNQLEKEVLKGSFSGIIL is encoded by the coding sequence ATGAAATTGCAAGTAGGCGAAAAAATCACCTTTGAGCGAACGTTTACAAGAGAAGATGTTGTTTTATTTACAGAGGTATCTAAGGATGAGGGAGTTCATCATGTTACACCTGATGAACAAGGGCGATTTGTTGTACAAGGACTTTTAACATCAACACTGCCTACGAAAGTTGGCGGTGATTATAACGTATTAGCTCGCAAGATGGATTTTGAATTTTTACGTCCCGTTTTTAGTGGGGATACGATTCGATGTGACGTAACAATTGAAAAATTTGAACCCGATGAAAAAAATCGTACGAAGATTATTGCGATGTTTACATGTATGAATCAACTTGAAAAAGAAGTATTGAAGGGGAGTTTTTCAGGGATTATTCTTTAA
- a CDS encoding DUF3224 domain-containing protein, translated as MEVTFTVRKWDEKPIDDTRKDFPINIAHVEYDIDGELKGKAFVEYLLYYLDSNINDGHLATAKISGFLHFEGIYKGQQGTFTAIEQGIFDKGNLDSPGTIIKATGNLESLRGSYNYQFTGQTSKLILEFEI; from the coding sequence ATGGAAGTAACATTTACAGTAAGGAAATGGGATGAAAAACCAATTGATGATACTAGAAAAGATTTCCCTATTAATATTGCCCATGTTGAATATGATATTGATGGGGAATTAAAAGGAAAAGCTTTTGTTGAATACTTATTATATTATTTAGACTCAAATATAAATGATGGTCACTTGGCTACTGCTAAAATTTCTGGATTTTTACACTTTGAAGGAATTTATAAGGGGCAACAAGGAACATTTACAGCTATAGAGCAAGGAATATTTGATAAAGGAAATTTAGATTCCCCAGGAACAATTATTAAAGCTACCGGTAACTTAGAAAGTCTGAGAGGGTCCTATAACTATCAGTTTACAGGTCAAACTAGTAAACTAATTTTAGAATTTGAAATTTAG
- a CDS encoding 2TM domain-containing protein produces the protein MERDDVYLRAKKRMENLKAFYIHLTVYILVNLMLFIINISSDSSKLWFLYPLAGWGIGIVIHGLTTFPFGIFGKEWEERKIKEYMEKDK, from the coding sequence GTGGAGCGAGATGATGTTTATTTACGAGCTAAAAAAAGAATGGAGAATTTAAAAGCATTTTACATTCATTTAACGGTTTATATACTAGTGAACTTAATGCTTTTTATTATAAATATAAGTTCTGATTCAAGTAAATTATGGTTTTTATATCCACTTGCAGGTTGGGGGATTGGTATCGTTATACACGGATTGACGACTTTTCCATTTGGGATATTCGGAAAAGAGTGGGAAGAACGAAAGATTAAAGAATATATGGAGAAAGATAAGTAA
- a CDS encoding DUF1015 domain-containing protein: MAKIRPFRAIRPVEEKAAQVAALPYDVLNSEEAREVVKGNPYSFLHVDKAEIDLDPALSPYDDRVYEKAGENLKQFIREEVFIQDEEPALYIYELTMQGRTQSGLVVCTSIDEYDDDTIKKHERTRHEKELDRIRHVDVCDANTGPIFLTYRKKDEVKRFISSWKEEHAPIYTFTAEDGVEHVAWKVADEGVIATLINAFEDIPNLYIADGHHRSASAAKVGLMRREQNPNYTGEEEFNFFLSVLFPHDELSIWDYNRVVKDLNGLSEEQFLKQITQYFYVEEANVSPYKPNEPKTFGMYINEKWYKLTVKEETFDANDLVKGLDVSILQDHLLSQVLEIHDPRSDSRVDFVGGIRGLEELERLVNSGAYKAAFVLYPTSMEDLLAIADAGEVMPPKSTWFEPKLRSGLFVHSLK, encoded by the coding sequence TTGGCAAAAATCCGACCGTTTCGGGCCATTCGTCCAGTAGAAGAAAAAGCAGCACAAGTTGCGGCTTTACCGTATGACGTATTAAATAGTGAAGAGGCAAGAGAAGTTGTAAAAGGCAATCCGTATTCTTTCTTACACGTTGATAAAGCAGAAATCGATTTAGATCCGGCACTTTCACCGTACGATGATCGCGTATATGAAAAAGCGGGTGAAAATTTAAAGCAATTTATACGAGAAGAAGTGTTCATTCAAGATGAGGAGCCAGCATTATACATTTATGAGCTGACGATGCAAGGAAGAACGCAGTCAGGACTTGTCGTTTGTACATCTATTGATGAGTATGATGATGATACAATTAAAAAACACGAAAGAACGCGTCATGAAAAAGAATTAGATCGCATCCGTCACGTTGATGTGTGTGATGCAAATACGGGGCCTATCTTTTTAACGTACCGTAAAAAAGATGAAGTGAAACGTTTCATTAGCAGCTGGAAAGAAGAACATGCGCCAATTTATACATTTACAGCAGAAGATGGCGTTGAGCATGTTGCTTGGAAGGTTGCAGATGAAGGTGTAATTGCCACTTTAATAAACGCATTTGAAGATATTCCGAACTTGTACATTGCAGATGGACATCATCGCTCTGCATCAGCAGCAAAAGTAGGACTTATGCGAAGAGAACAAAATCCGAATTATACAGGAGAAGAGGAATTTAATTTCTTCTTATCCGTTCTATTCCCTCACGATGAATTATCAATTTGGGACTATAACCGAGTTGTGAAAGATTTAAACGGCTTATCAGAGGAACAGTTTTTAAAGCAAATTACGCAGTATTTTTATGTAGAAGAAGCAAATGTTTCTCCGTATAAACCGAATGAGCCGAAAACATTTGGTATGTATATAAACGAGAAGTGGTATAAGCTCACTGTGAAAGAGGAAACGTTTGATGCGAACGACCTTGTGAAAGGTTTAGATGTGTCTATTCTGCAAGACCATCTATTAAGCCAAGTACTTGAAATACATGATCCGCGATCTGATTCACGCGTCGATTTTGTAGGCGGAATACGCGGGTTAGAAGAACTAGAGCGCCTTGTGAACAGCGGTGCATATAAAGCAGCATTTGTATTATATCCAACGTCAATGGAAGATTTATTAGCAATCGCAGACGCTGGGGAAGTCATGCCGCCAAAATCAACGTGGTTTGAACCGAAACTGCGCAGTGGGTTGTTTGTACATTCTTTAAAGTAA
- a CDS encoding sensor histidine kinase: MKSLYSRFVFMTVGIMLLSSIIGFLLTNVYYQVKLKPYNSEKILNYAEEVKSLYEKQNEENKYDYLQSIAKLGYEIYIVDDQMNGKRIGNAFRKITISDDTVRKVLQGETFNGVSTYPTRLFITGFFDNELINSVGVPLKHGDKQYALFIRPDIQQQFGEMRIFLAVLLGFIVLLSIIFIAIAAGYIVRPIRKFTKATQKIASGEYEIELDVKRKDEIGTLSTSFQKMTKSIKELDEMRQEFVSNVSHEFQSPLSSIQGFSKTLQTEKMSEEERNHYLQIIEGESKRMSSLCKQLLTLASLDKEEKVLQIKEFNLQKQIKDVIFMLEWKWREKDIAVEFDVPDITIQGDENLLHQVWSNIFTNSIKFSNDGGTVEFFVEELESSVIISISDNGIGMEKEGMDRIFDRFYKVDTARARNVEGSGLGLSIVQKIVELHKGTVSVYSTKGEGTTVRVELPK, from the coding sequence ATGAAATCACTATATTCTAGATTCGTTTTTATGACAGTAGGTATTATGCTTCTTAGTAGTATTATCGGTTTTTTATTAACGAATGTATATTATCAAGTGAAGTTAAAACCGTATAATAGTGAAAAGATTTTAAACTATGCTGAGGAAGTTAAATCGTTATATGAAAAGCAAAATGAAGAAAATAAATATGATTATTTACAATCTATTGCGAAGTTAGGGTATGAAATTTATATTGTAGACGACCAAATGAATGGAAAGCGTATCGGCAACGCGTTTCGTAAAATAACGATAAGTGATGATACGGTTCGTAAAGTATTGCAGGGGGAAACGTTTAATGGTGTTTCCACATATCCAACGAGGCTCTTTATTACAGGATTCTTCGATAATGAATTAATTAATAGTGTCGGTGTACCGTTAAAACACGGTGATAAACAATACGCTTTATTTATTCGTCCTGACATTCAGCAACAATTTGGTGAAATGAGAATTTTCTTAGCGGTTTTACTTGGTTTTATCGTTCTATTAAGTATTATTTTTATTGCGATTGCAGCAGGATATATCGTTCGCCCAATTCGTAAATTTACGAAAGCTACGCAAAAAATTGCAAGTGGCGAATATGAAATTGAATTAGACGTAAAACGAAAAGATGAAATAGGAACGTTATCTACAAGCTTCCAAAAGATGACGAAAAGTATAAAAGAATTAGATGAAATGAGACAAGAATTCGTTTCGAACGTTTCGCATGAATTTCAATCGCCGCTTTCTTCCATACAAGGATTTTCGAAAACATTGCAAACAGAAAAGATGAGTGAAGAAGAAAGAAACCATTACTTACAAATTATCGAGGGCGAAAGTAAGCGAATGTCTAGTTTATGTAAACAGTTACTTACGCTAGCTTCTTTAGATAAAGAAGAAAAAGTATTACAAATAAAAGAATTCAATCTACAAAAGCAAATTAAAGACGTCATTTTTATGCTCGAATGGAAATGGCGTGAAAAAGATATTGCCGTTGAATTTGATGTACCAGACATTACAATACAAGGTGATGAAAATTTACTTCATCAAGTATGGAGTAATATTTTTACGAATAGCATTAAGTTTTCAAATGATGGTGGGACGGTTGAGTTTTTTGTCGAAGAGTTAGAGTCTAGCGTTATAATCTCTATATCCGATAACGGAATCGGTATGGAAAAAGAAGGAATGGATCGTATTTTTGATCGTTTCTATAAAGTAGATACGGCAAGGGCAAGAAATGTAGAAGGTAGTGGCTTAGGATTATCAATCGTGCAGAAAATTGTTGAACTGCATAAAGGGACAGTTTCGGTGTATAGTACGAAAGGGGAAGGGACGACTGTTCGGGTTGAACTTCCGAAATAG
- a CDS encoding S66 family peptidase translates to MLIKPKRLQAGDIVATVSASWGGAGDSKLRWRYEQGVKRLEEVFGLTVIPMPNSLKGSEYLYNNPGARAEDLMTAFKDTRVKAIITNIGGEDSIRLLPYIDFNVIRENPKIFMGYSDDTVSHLFCHKAGISSFYGPAILTDFAENIEMDSYTIETVNRTLFSNEIIGEIQPANEWTSERLEWIEINKDTRRTMQQNNGYEVLQGSRTVRGRLIGGCIEVLEFVKGTELWPEKKHWENSILFFETSEEHPEPNYIKYWLRNYAAQGILQKAKGIIFGKPKDETYYEEYKQAILKIMKENNLEDLPILYNLNFGHTEPKFILPYGAMAEIDCENGSFSILESGVE, encoded by the coding sequence ATGTTAATAAAACCAAAGAGATTACAGGCAGGAGATATCGTAGCAACAGTAAGTGCTTCATGGGGAGGAGCGGGTGATTCTAAGCTAAGATGGCGTTATGAGCAAGGAGTAAAGAGATTAGAAGAAGTATTCGGGCTTACAGTTATCCCAATGCCAAATAGTTTAAAAGGTAGCGAATACCTTTATAACAATCCAGGGGCTCGTGCGGAAGATTTAATGACAGCATTTAAAGATACGCGTGTTAAAGCAATTATTACGAATATTGGTGGCGAAGATAGTATCCGTTTACTACCTTATATTGATTTTAATGTGATACGTGAAAATCCGAAAATCTTTATGGGGTACTCTGACGATACCGTGTCACACTTATTTTGTCATAAAGCAGGAATTTCCTCTTTTTACGGTCCAGCAATCTTAACCGATTTTGCTGAAAATATAGAGATGGATTCATATACGATTGAAACAGTGAATCGAACTCTCTTTTCAAATGAGATTATTGGTGAAATTCAACCAGCTAACGAATGGACGAGTGAGCGTTTAGAATGGATAGAAATAAATAAGGATACAAGACGTACGATGCAGCAAAACAACGGATATGAGGTCCTTCAAGGATCTAGGACTGTACGAGGGCGTTTAATTGGTGGTTGTATTGAAGTATTGGAATTCGTAAAAGGAACGGAACTTTGGCCTGAGAAAAAGCATTGGGAGAATAGTATTCTATTCTTTGAAACATCTGAAGAACATCCAGAACCAAATTATATAAAGTATTGGTTGCGAAATTATGCAGCGCAAGGCATTCTGCAAAAAGCAAAGGGAATCATCTTCGGTAAACCGAAAGACGAAACATATTATGAAGAATATAAACAGGCAATACTTAAGATTATGAAGGAAAATAATTTAGAAGATTTGCCGATTCTTTACAATTTAAATTTCGGCCATACCGAACCGAAGTTTATTTTACCTTACGGTGCGATGGCAGAAATTGATTGTGAAAATGGATCTTTCTCTATTTTGGAAAGTGGAGTGGAGTGA
- a CDS encoding F0F1 ATP synthase subunit alpha has protein sequence MGMKKLILAGALGIAALSGTNVPGLELSKASAASIESNFSTLEGRVVEVDNGVIVVKSKQYEEPVSVYMDSLSNVKIGDEVKATGSMMRNFTEYMVATAFENTTNKLGMHMKEDGSPDYVIGEVSKIGTMEDEGDGSTKYVVVEYPSLNGKKDSIDVFLTKGQVFHTGEKVKIDMKFVGWGGSSINWNTTDNIEKVHEVKSDVENNDDVWIWS, from the coding sequence ATGGGTATGAAAAAATTAATTTTAGCAGGTGCTTTAGGTATCGCAGCATTATCAGGAACGAATGTACCAGGATTAGAACTATCAAAAGCGAGTGCCGCTTCTATTGAGTCAAATTTCTCGACGTTAGAAGGGCGAGTAGTAGAAGTAGATAACGGTGTAATTGTTGTGAAATCTAAGCAATATGAGGAGCCTGTTAGTGTGTATATGGATTCACTTTCAAATGTGAAAATAGGAGACGAAGTAAAAGCGACTGGATCTATGATGCGTAATTTTACAGAATATATGGTTGCAACTGCATTTGAAAATACAACAAACAAGTTAGGTATGCACATGAAAGAAGATGGCTCACCTGATTATGTAATTGGCGAAGTATCAAAAATAGGAACGATGGAAGATGAGGGAGACGGTTCTACTAAGTATGTCGTAGTTGAGTATCCATCACTAAATGGGAAGAAAGATAGTATTGACGTTTTCTTAACAAAGGGACAAGTATTTCATACTGGTGAGAAAGTAAAAATTGATATGAAGTTTGTAGGATGGGGCGGAAGTTCTATTAACTGGAACACAACGGACAACATTGAAAAAGTTCATGAGGTAAAGAGCGACGTTGAAAATAATGATGATGTTTGGATTTGGTCTTAA